In the Pongo abelii isolate AG06213 chromosome 2, NHGRI_mPonAbe1-v2.0_pri, whole genome shotgun sequence genome, ACACTACAGGTATCACTCACTTAATGAAATCAACATTTTCAGCAAGTTTAAGCAGAATTTTTCTGTTAATCTGGTTTTTAATTGGTCGACACTATCAAATGGAATCTTACTTAGATAAAGCAAAACTTTTaaagtagcattttaaaaaattttttaagcttTCTAACATACTAACCACCCTACTAACAGTATGGCCAATATATTGGCACTTTGCTGACTGTGGAGCAATATTAGTTCTTCTTAACTTACAAATTGATCCCTCATGTTGTCTTAAGTTCATTTTCATGTTTCACTAGGTGCTCAGAATCTTAATATAAATTAGCATATTATCAAAATGtcacaaaattaaaatgcaaaataaaaagtaataggCAATTTCTAAATTTCAGGGGCACCATTCCCagtatctttgtgtgtgtttgtcttaTAAGTAGTGGGAAGATATGTTTAGCTTGGGCTAACCTCAAATTGCCTTACAATATATAATGCTAAGTTaggataaatttttgtttttttccattggcTTCATTTCTTAGATGATTAGATTATATTTATTAGATGTAATTAGCCTAGTAATGTCTATTTAGCTTGTTAAAGTGTCTTTGGTTAGGAGAAAGTAATAGCATAAAACTCAAGGACCTGAGTTTTTAGTGGTAAAGGGCTAATAGCTAAAACTCTGTGGATTGTGCCTAGATTCTTTACCTAACCCAATGGTTTGCTGCATTTAGGTTAGTGTCTTTATAAAGAGCTAGCTCTCATTGGGAGAGTTGAGCCAGAGCAACCATAGTAAACATAGCTTACTGATAATAGCAGTTACATAGGGATAAGATAACTTTCTCTCACTTACCTAAATTTTAATGTGTCCTGTTACATAGGTTAATTTGTGCTTGGAAATGAATTTTAGTTAAGTGAGAAATACCTGTTGTTTGCTTTCTGACATTATAGTAATATGTACAGAGAATAATTTACAATTATAATTTATGGgtctttaaaaagttttgttcctaacaacatttataaaattttattgtacTATTGTAAAGTTTTTTATATATGGGTTTTTTTCCAGCCTCAAATTCTTTTGTGACTTGGAAGAGTATTGTGGACAGAAGCTTGGGTAtttaaagtttatgtttttagaagtagaacttttatttaaaaaaaaaaaacttaggtcCTCATCTTCTTTTCAAATAAGTATAATAAGATGAATGAGAATTTTTACCTGGAttggctgttttttaaaaagtttgatgtAAAGATTCCCagttttaagcttttaaaattcagtaaaaaGCAAATAGTTTTTCTTAAGATTTctataaaatgattaataaaaatcATTGTAGTAATGCAGAATATTTTGTTGGTTTATGCTACTTAGCAGCTTTTTACTAATAAACCCTTAATTTTGCTCTACAGACATTTAGCtattacaaatatttaagttTACAAAACAAGAATCATTAAATTGGAGTTTGACCAGAATATTGATATCtgattgctttaaaatataatttgaatatcCTAGCCTTTTCATGTAGAAAAATGAGgttcaaaagaagagaaaaataatactcTATAACTTTATTCTCAGTTAAGCTAGAACCATGCAAGAAAATACTTACACTGGTCTGAtagtttaatgtttttttcttttcttttaccaaGAATATATGCATGAAAAgaaccttttatttaaaaagatgttcCTGGCAGCCTGCTCAACActttaaattttatcaatttaGTACCTGCTGATGCGTCTAAAACTGTTGGTCCCATTCTAGTTTTATACTTACATATGTAGTATTAAAAGCACTTAAGAGAAATGTAGAATATATAATCTTTACAAAAGTATTAAAGGAATTATTTAAATTGAATCTGTATCCCATTTCTCTTGCTTGCTAAATAGATTTAATTGGAGCATCCATCTGTGTAACATCTGGCTATTTCTACAATGTTAAAACAGTGGGTTAAGGAAGTAGAATTTGAGTTAGTTACTGACATAGAAAAGAACCCTGTGAGACTAAATTCAGCTTTGTAAACAATTTAGTGTAATTATTTTGCATATGTAGATATACCTTTGAAAGCCAAGAAAGGTTTATGATTGGATCTGtactatattaatttaaaaacaaattattcttaAGTATATTGTAGCATTTCTGTTCCTGTAAGTACTTTACTCATCTTAAATGTACTGATCATTAGTcacctttataaaaataatgtgcCTGACCCTCTAGTATTTgatagaaatattaaaacagttaAGATCCTTAAACATTTCTGCATATAAGATTTTATTGAGTAAATGTAACTTAATGTAAGTAGTTCTATGAAGTCTGTGTAAATTAAAACCCTGTTTTGTGTAGATGAAGCAATCTTTATAAGTTTCTGTCATCAAGACTGTATTTTGTGTGCTATTTTTCCATAGCTAGGAAGGTGGCAAGTAAAACATATGCACTATCCTAGAAACATACTGTTCCAGGTAGATCTTAATTTAGTACCTGGAATGAGCCATCTTAGGTGACCACTATTCTGCACCAATACCTAGTACATAATACTTTAGTTTTAAAGTAAACTAGAGCTGTCTTCTACCCTGAGTTTATTCCATGTCTATAAAAGTAAGAGGGAACTTCCAATTTGTTTTGAACTTTTGAGTTTTTGTATGTGTTTAAGTAGATGACGATAGGCCTGTCCTATTAACCCTAACAAAAACCTTACTGTGATACGGTTATTTTAACAGTATTAGTAAGTATATATGTAGAAAGTATTCATGGGGCCAAACAACAGTCTTTTCCACTATATAATCAACTAAAGATCAAACTATTGGTAAAATTTGACATTTGTGTAGAATTCATTTTGAATGTAGTGATTTGGGATGCTAATCAAACCCCAGGTAACTGTTTTTTTAGCTGGTTTTAAGGATCCCAAGTGCATGCTTTTTAGCCGTAGAATACACAGAATGTCTAtgtgtttgtagagatggatttctGAATTCAGCTTAGACAGTAGAGAGCACCCTAAAGGATATTCTAAGTAGATTGGGAAAgcaatttatattcattttgctTGTAAAAGAATCTGTTAGTTAAGGACAGAATTTGAGAATTCATATAGATTGGAAGTGAAGACAAATGTTTGTCATTGTATggatttgtaaaatgaaaaatgtaatatatacataaattagtagtttatttatatacattttcttgaaTGTagatttatctaatttttaaaaccttaaagtTAGTAGTGAATTCTTCATTTTTACCAGAGTTCATTTTAAACATGTTTGTTCAGGTTTTACTGCAATCACAGCAACCAACCCCATTTGGCTTATAAAGACTCGGTTACAGCTTGACGCAAGGTATgttaattccttaaaataaaattggttAAAGTGggtttaactaattttttttctacaaagtttttctttcctttgctgctgaatttatttgttgttgttgtagtttaATTTTGAAACTTGGGTCTGCCATCAGAAAAAAGATAATGTAAGAGTTGACAATGTGAGCTTTTCCAGGTGAGAAAAGTATACTATTAatatgtgttgttttgttttgttttgttttgttttaaaaagagtgGCTAGAAAGACTccttagagaaacagaaaggaaagaaagagatagattAACCCAGCCCAAAAGGTAATACTTTCCCTACATGGGTACTTATAATTGGCGTCACAGAAGCTAAATAAGCCACAAGGTCAACTAGTCTAAACCGAATCTTTGAGGATCATTGCTCAAATTTAGTGACCTTGTGAATAGAGAACCGTAGGCTGACAGACAGTTCTCATATATCGTCTGTTACCACTGACCACTTTATAATAgcaagattcattcattcaacaaatctaAATTAGCAGATACTGCTATGTCTTAGAGATGCACCAGGAAACAATGGGGacttattttaaatggaataatcAAGGAAAGGTTTTTTGAACCTATTTTAAGCAGAGGAACCAATCGGTGCAAACCTCAGAGGTTCTAAAGTATAGGGCCTTTGGTGTTCTGGGAACTGAGAATAGGCCAAAAGCAGTACTGCGTAGGTTTTTGCCATCTCAACTCTCCTATTGGCTTTAGAATAGAGACTCTTAAGTAGCGAGATGGTCCTATCTTATATGTTACAATAATAATGTTAATGGTTTTAAACTATTTTAGACTTTCAGTCTGGAGTAGGTTCTGTGTATAACATGTTTctcctgtttttatattttggtgtttGGGAAATAGTGTTATGTCCTATAGGCTTTAAGTAAAACTGATCTAATAAATCATTAACAATTATGCCTGCTTAAATATCTGTTTTCCATCTTCTGTCATGTTGAACTATATACTGTTTGGAAACTTGAAAAGAAATATCTAATTGTTTCATCTGAAATAGATCTTTTAATGAAATCTGAAGTGTTGTAGCAAAACTCCAAGTTTATTTCTTAAAGCTACATATCTGAAAAGTAGTGGTAGCTAAGACTTATTCCAAAGATTAGAAAGTACAAGATGCTAGTCCACATTATTCTATTGTAAACTACCACAGTTAGGTTTGACTATGTTTAGCGTTGCTCTATAAGGAATCCAGGAAAAGCATGACTTAAAactctttaatattatttttttccacttataATTGTAACACAAACTGGCACAATTCTTAGGCTTGCGGGATTGAGGAATTGGATAGGGGTGGGGTAATAATGAAAGGTTGACTTGAGGATTCTGGTTTATAAGgctgagggctgggtgcagtggatcatgcctgtaatcccagcgctttgagaggccagggcaggaggattgcttgaggccaggagtttaagaacagcctgggcaacattgcaagacttaatctctacaaaaaaaatgcatgcctgtaatcctagctacctgggaggctgaggtgggaggatagcttgagcccaggagtttgaagctgcagtgagccatgattgcaccatggAGACTCcatctgttaaaaaagaaaaaaaagaaaaagaaaaaaatcaattaaaaaaaaattagggctgATAGGTTTACCTTTCAGGATTTGTATCTCTTTTAACTTTCTTGTGAGGAAGGATCTTTAATGGCAGAAACTAGTTACAGTTGGTTTGTGGATCATTTATCTAATAGGTATTCAATATCTAAAGACAATCCATTCATAAAACTGGTGGAATCTGTCGGTAATTAAGTGAGTGTTGTagttgtggttttattttatgtCAGAAACAAGTTAGGTATAATTTATAAATaggtaaattttctgtttttttaataggTAGCGTTTAAACCTATCTCTTATAGATAAGGTCGTATTGGGAGAATCAGTGTAAGGTAACAAATATtgttaaaacaaaattacatgTGCAGGAGATGTCGTATTCTATAAGAGTAGGTGCTGCCCCCTTAAGTAGAACTAAGGAAATTGTCTTAGGCAGAGTACTGAATAAATACTTTATAACACTACAGGTTCTCATTTACTAGTCACCAGGGAGACTGATACGACCATTGCCTTTAAATGATCATAGGGAATTTGACTTACATTAACCCCATCACTTCTTAGGGAGAATATGAGTGGGGTTGAAAGAGAATCCCTCAGGTGCACAGAATTTCAGTTAATCATACTGCTTGCTTTATGATATTCTATCATCATTAGTGTCTCAGTCATTCTGTTTGTGTTACTAAATGCAAAGGAAATTCAGCTTACTTAGAACTGGAATTAATACAGTGTGaggatttttgtttactttgttttgtttttgtcttgagcTGCAGTCAGGGTGTATAGTTCCTAAGGGATTTGTTGCTTATCCCTGCCATGTGAACCCCAATGAGGACATGAGACTGAAGATTCAATGTAGTGCATTTTGCGTTCAGTAAAATAAACTATTTACATATCACCCATTTAATATGACAAATTTGGGACAAAAGAATAGGAAATCTAAAATatgaatattgttttaaaattctaattcttCATGAGTTAAAGAAGGCCATTCTTTATTATTAGAGtgacacattttattatattttactttatttaaaaaaacctatcagtaagatgtttctttttgcttttcaggAACCGTGGGGAAAGGCGAATGGGTGCTTTTGAATGTGTTCGTAAAGTGTATCAGACAGATGGACTAAAAGGATTTTATAGGGGCATGTCTGCTTCATATGCTGGTATATCAGAGACTGTtatccattttgttatttatgaaagtataaaacaaaaactactgGAATATAAGACTGCTTCTACAATGGAAAATGATGAAGAGTCTGTGAAAGAAGCATCAGATTTTGTGGGAATGATGCTAGCTGCTGCCACCTCAAAAACTTGTGCCACAACTATAGCATATCCACATGGTAAGAAGAGTTATCTattaaatcagaaatattttccCACCCCAGCCAACAGCTCACTTATTAaagcatttataattttactGCATTCTGGTATAACAAAATACAATTCTTGGGAGTTCATAATGAGATTAAATCTGGTTAAGTAATGTAGGCTGTATTAATAGGTCAGtattatgctatcaaatagcatGGTGGTGATTGAGCATGAGCTCTGAAGTCAGTCAAATTCTAGCCTTACTCACTTCAGCTTGGTGACTTTTGGGCAAGTTTCTAAGTTTTGAAAAAAGCATGTATGTAGGTGCTATACTAGATAGTTTACATACGTTACTAATCTACATAAAAATTCTCTAAAGTACTTATTTTCCATTATGCTAGAACATAACCAGAATTGTTCTCCTTTTCAAATTGAATActgaaaagaaatgtaaacatgaaataacttgcccaaggtcacatacctACTTAATGGTGAGGCCcaaatttgaaatgaagtctGTAATCCCAAAGACCAAgctattttacattatttcatgTTGGCAAATATGTATGTGTTaataattccttttatttctgtatttaaacTTTACAATAGCCTATTTCATTAATAGCTAGATAAATCACTTAAGAATTTATCTGCTACATGCTGAGGTTTTTTGGTagcttttttggttgttttaagcgtagcttttgatttttgcatgtttcagatttgttttttaatgtaagcgCTTCATTTTTGTTCACTTACACTGATTAATATTTACCATCTCCATTGTGTATCATATCAGGAAAAATGAGATAGGCCTAGAAAATGCATATTTGCTCTAATAGTAATTTATGAAACCAACTCTTTAACCAGGTTGGACTATGAACTTATCTCAGTTTCCTGAAGGAAGTTCCTGACTTTTCTAAAAGAAGTCAAAATAGGACAATATCAGCAATATTGTTTAGATACTGACCTATGAGGTAGGTTAGGGTGGTGGCCTGCTAAGGTGTAAGGAATAGAGTTTTGGGGTTTAAGCATTCTTTTCCCTTGAAGTGAGATGATATCATTATGGGAAGAGGTACAGTTGATAAACAAGatacgttcttttttttttttttttttttttgatagacaggatctcactgtgtcacccaggctcaagtgcagtcacatgatcatagctccctgcaaccttgaactccaaggctcaatcaatcctcctgccccagcctcccaagtagctgggactgtgagctcaggccactatgcccagctaattttttaattttttaattcttagtagagacatagtcttgctggattccccaggctggtctcaaactctgggctcaagcaattctcccacctcagcctcccagaatgctagtcaggcatgagccaccacacctgtccaaACAGGACATTTTGgagttaaatatataaatggcaCGAATCTTTAAGACAGAACAGATTTCAAGTAAATAGTTAAAATGGCTGTGGATTGCTTTAGACTATTTCCCTAGGCCCATCTGGAATACTGTGTTGAAAACATTTGAGAAATAGTGGATGTAAAAAAAAGTACTTATATAGGAAGCTGTGAATTCTTGTCCCAGCTTCTACCCACAACTGGCCAAAATTTCTCAGTAGCTCCaatttttcaccttttaaaatgaggaaaaattggACTGATCTTTAAGGTTCATTCAGCTCTTAAAAATTTATGATTTTTGCTTACCTGATTCCCAGACTGGGTTTTATAGCTGGCAGCTAGTGTTTGGAACATTGTCAGCTTCTTTGTCCACATGATGTTTCACATTCATGTATGCGGACTGTTTTGAATAGATTAATAATTCTATTGTTTCTTTGTACTACTCACTTTAAACAAATCTTTTCTGCTTGTTTCTCACTGTATCCTTTTTATATTCATCCTGGATGCCACCTCTTTACTGCCTCTTCACCTTTTCCTCCTCATTTCTATTCTTccttttatctgtttatttagcATACAACTGATACTTCTCTTTTGTTATATTGTGTCTTTTTACATTCAAAGACTATAAAGTTTATAATTAATGTACATGATTTTGGCCATATTAGAAGTTTGATGTTACTATGATGTGACTGGTTTCAATAAGCTACACATTAGAAGCCATCCTTTTTTATCCTGAGCTTACACTTACAGACTGATAAATGGGATGTGCTCAGTTATAATTAGAAGAGTGTAAAGATATcaataatgtttaattttatttctttcctaaaCAGAAGTTGTAAGAACAAGACTACGTGAAGAGGGAACAAAATACAGATCTTTTTTTCAGACTCTATCTTTGGTTGTTCAAGAAGAAGGTTATGGGTCTCTTTACCGTGGTCTGACAACTCATCTAGTGAGACAGATTCCAAACACAGCCATTATGATGGCCACCTATGAATTGGTGGTTTACCTACTCAATGGATAGCAGCATGAGGACTGCTGTACTACAAAAAAAGAAGACCAAAAGATTATAGTGGACCATGGAATATGGAAGCCAGCATGGCAGACAGAAGGAAAATAGTTTGGGAACATGTAACTATTCTAAGTGGAAGTTTTATTGTAGGAATTATAGTAATCACACCACATTACTTGGCCTTTCagtaatgtgaaaaaaaaaaaaaaaaaaaacctcagagccTCCAAGGAAATGCCTTTAGAAGCACTCCTCTCTCAAAATTGCCATTTTCTCTACCATGTCCACCAAACACAGTTGGGTTTTGTTGATTTATGGCAGTCTTCTAAACAAAGTGATCGTTAATTTTACATACTATATTGTAACTATCCAAAGATAGTATTGGCAGTCATAAATTTATAACTTCTGGCTTTTGTTTAATTCCAGTAAAATAACAACAATGACAATGAGATCATCAgtattattttcacatttcccTGAGAGGACCTGgcacaacattttaaatttaattatttggcAGTAGTCACTGTTTTTGACAACCAATGAAATAGCGTCTAAAtatcttgtatattttttagCATCAAAATGTTTTGGTTTCCACTGCTAACAGGTGCTTGATGTCTAGCCTAATGTGGATATTTAAATTGTTAACATACCAAACACACATGGTAATAGTTTGGGACAAAATAACTAGTAAAATGTTGATTCTTGGCTATTTCACTGACTACGGCATGTCCTCGTGTCTTCTCTAATTTTGTGGTAcatgaatgaatacatttatcTTTTCAGTGACTTACTAGTTATGAACTTGAATTATCACCTCTTTGTCATACTTAAGTATCATTTACATAAAGTGTAAAAGATTTTTCACTTTTGAATCTTTGCCTACTTGCTTTCACATTCAGAATTTGAACTTTTG is a window encoding:
- the SLC25A36 gene encoding solute carrier family 25 member 36 isoform X1: MSQRDTLVHLFAGGCGGTVGAILTCPLEVVKTRLQSSSVTLYISEVQLNTMAGASVNRVVSPGPLHCLKVILEKEGPRSLFRGLGPNLVGVAPSRAIYFAAYSNCKEKLNDVFDPDSTQVHMISAAMAGFTAITATNPIWLIKTRLQLDARNRGERRMGAFECVRKVYQTDGLKGFYRGMSASYAGISETVIHFVIYESIKQKLLEYKTASTMENDEESVKEASDFVGMMLAAATSKTCATTIAYPHEVVRTRLREEGTKYRSFFQTLSLVVQEEGYGSLYRGLTTHLVRQIPNTAIMMATYELVVYLLNG